A stretch of the Haloplanus aerogenes genome encodes the following:
- a CDS encoding NAD-binding protein: protein MATDSPEPPSDTALDELFHQPETVPLVYWRAFSGARTTVLLAGTAAALAFVAGLSHLSQGGITPTGPLAGVVPPALVDVVPLASILVAFLLTGVAVGLRSRYRLAWYGALACFPLLLGLPLVTGSASDAIPALVGGVGLGSVIVNRTGFDRAVDLTPFQTTALLAFVAVQVYGTVGTYAMRDNFVGVDSLTDAFYYIVVTGTTVGYGDATPTTQATKLFTLSVIVLGTGAFTVATGSLLVPLLESRISSAFGTMTASELTLLEDHVLVLGHGELTEPLLDELAAATDVVVVTPDTDAASALDDREGVNVLTADPTDEGPLLDARIDAARGVVVATDDDATDALAVVAARQANPDVRIVAAATDQRHVDKLEAVGADAVISPAVIGGRLLGRSVLGEREDSLAGLLDG from the coding sequence GTGGCGACCGACTCCCCCGAACCGCCGAGCGACACGGCGCTCGACGAACTGTTCCACCAGCCGGAGACAGTCCCGCTCGTGTACTGGCGGGCGTTCTCCGGCGCGCGGACGACGGTCCTGCTGGCAGGGACAGCGGCCGCGCTGGCCTTCGTCGCCGGGCTCTCCCACCTCAGTCAGGGGGGAATCACCCCGACCGGACCGCTCGCGGGCGTCGTCCCGCCGGCACTGGTCGACGTGGTACCGCTCGCGAGCATCCTCGTCGCCTTCCTGCTGACGGGTGTCGCGGTCGGATTACGGAGTCGGTACCGGCTCGCCTGGTACGGCGCGCTGGCGTGCTTTCCGCTCCTGCTCGGCCTGCCGCTGGTGACGGGGTCGGCCAGCGACGCCATTCCCGCGCTCGTCGGGGGGGTCGGGCTGGGGTCGGTGATCGTGAACCGGACGGGGTTCGACCGCGCGGTCGATCTGACACCGTTTCAGACCACGGCCCTGCTGGCGTTCGTGGCGGTGCAGGTGTACGGTACCGTCGGGACCTACGCCATGCGCGACAATTTCGTCGGCGTCGACAGCCTGACCGACGCGTTCTACTACATCGTGGTGACGGGGACGACTGTCGGTTACGGCGACGCGACGCCGACGACACAGGCGACGAAACTGTTCACGCTCTCGGTTATCGTCCTCGGAACGGGCGCGTTCACCGTCGCGACGGGGTCGTTGCTCGTGCCACTCCTCGAATCGCGCATCTCCAGCGCCTTCGGAACCATGACAGCCTCGGAACTCACACTGCTCGAGGATCACGTGTTGGTCCTGGGCCACGGCGAACTGACGGAACCGCTTCTGGACGAACTCGCGGCGGCGACGGACGTGGTGGTCGTGACGCCGGACACCGACGCCGCGTCGGCGCTCGACGACCGCGAGGGCGTGAACGTGTTGACGGCCGATCCGACCGACGAGGGTCCCCTGCTCGACGCCCGGATCGACGCGGCCCGGGGCGTGGTCGTCGCGACGGACGACGACGCCACGGACGCACTGGCGGTGGTCGCGGCCCGACAGGCCAACCCGGACGTGCGGATCGTCGCGGCAGCAACCGACCAGCGCCACGTCGACAAACTCGAAGCCGTCGGGGCCGACGCGGTCATCAGCCCCGCAGTCATCGGCGGGCGTCTGCTCGGGCGGTCGGTGTTGGGCGAGCGAGAAGATTCCCTCGCCGGCCTGTTGGACGGCTAG
- a CDS encoding archaea-specific SMC-related protein, which produces MTHNETNGERENGDESLTLDVRNVGGIEQASVTLDPGVTIVAGENASNKSSLLGSLGGVLGGPHPPLRGGADRGSVTLAFDGDRFDLDLIRRDGETVVADATPYTTATTLVDLFVSLGEENPIRRAVVDSGDLHELLMRPVDTAAIEAEIERLQNRREEIDERIEELDATVEDLPELEVRARQLAERQADVADRLESKRAAITEADYRDAAEATQDLLDDLEAARSERDQLRDRRDTKRRAVDSLRDDLEGVDERLTDLSGEAELESVDDRIEQVDAELTRLRDRKGRLDETINALSPIVELNQQFLADARLPSTFDADGVVDDLHPGSGSITCWTCGQSVDRAEIKSQVEAVEAILQEKRRERTTVEARIEERKKERATLDARRDEYDDLVARRRQLEREIEERERTLADLDSRIDEVGKRIERLEAELAETDAADALVDRHREVSDLEYERGRLERELSDVEERIEAAEAAKAERETLREERAEVTSELAERRDRVERIERETVETVNECMARVLDRLGYRAVERVWIERREEADGTVFDLQVVRTADDGTVYRAAVDTLSKSEREVVGLVIALAGYLVYDVAETVPVVVVDAIEMLDAERIHGLLDFFDEHARYVVAAVLPEEAERLRKRFDTVELAAVEAA; this is translated from the coding sequence ATGACACACAACGAGACGAACGGTGAGCGCGAGAACGGAGACGAGTCCCTGACGCTCGACGTCCGAAACGTCGGCGGGATCGAGCAGGCGTCGGTGACGCTCGATCCCGGCGTGACGATCGTCGCCGGCGAGAACGCCTCGAACAAGTCGTCGCTGCTGGGGAGTCTCGGGGGCGTCCTCGGCGGTCCCCACCCGCCGCTCCGGGGCGGCGCCGACAGGGGGTCGGTCACGCTCGCGTTCGACGGCGACCGCTTCGACCTCGACCTGATACGGCGGGACGGGGAGACGGTCGTCGCGGATGCGACACCGTACACGACGGCGACGACACTCGTCGACCTGTTCGTCTCCCTCGGTGAGGAGAACCCGATCCGCCGGGCCGTCGTCGACAGCGGCGACCTTCACGAACTGCTTATGCGGCCGGTCGATACGGCAGCGATCGAAGCCGAGATCGAACGCCTGCAGAATCGACGCGAGGAGATCGACGAGCGGATCGAGGAACTCGACGCGACCGTCGAGGATCTCCCCGAACTGGAGGTGCGAGCGCGGCAGTTGGCCGAACGGCAGGCGGACGTGGCGGACCGCCTCGAATCGAAACGGGCGGCGATCACGGAGGCGGACTACCGGGACGCCGCCGAGGCGACTCAGGACCTCCTCGACGACCTCGAAGCGGCGCGGTCGGAGCGCGACCAGCTCCGCGACCGGCGGGACACCAAGCGTCGCGCCGTCGACTCGTTGCGCGACGACCTCGAAGGCGTCGACGAGCGCCTGACCGACCTGAGCGGCGAGGCAGAGTTGGAGAGCGTCGACGACCGCATCGAACAGGTCGACGCGGAACTGACGCGCCTCCGGGATCGGAAGGGCCGTCTCGACGAGACGATCAACGCCCTGAGCCCCATCGTGGAGTTGAACCAGCAGTTTCTCGCGGACGCTCGGCTCCCGTCGACGTTCGACGCGGACGGTGTGGTCGACGATCTCCACCCCGGTTCGGGGTCGATCACCTGCTGGACCTGCGGCCAGTCGGTCGATCGGGCGGAGATCAAATCGCAGGTCGAAGCGGTCGAGGCGATCCTGCAGGAGAAACGGCGGGAGCGCACGACCGTCGAGGCACGGATCGAGGAGCGGAAGAAAGAACGGGCGACACTCGACGCCCGACGCGACGAGTACGACGACCTCGTGGCGCGACGGCGACAGCTCGAACGCGAAATCGAGGAGCGCGAGCGCACGCTGGCCGACCTCGACTCGCGCATCGACGAGGTAGGGAAGCGGATCGAGCGGCTGGAGGCCGAACTGGCGGAGACGGACGCGGCCGACGCTCTCGTCGACCGGCACCGCGAAGTGAGCGATCTGGAGTACGAACGCGGCCGGCTCGAACGCGAACTGTCGGACGTGGAGGAGCGAATCGAGGCGGCCGAGGCGGCGAAGGCCGAACGGGAGACGCTCCGGGAGGAGCGCGCCGAGGTGACGAGCGAACTCGCGGAGCGCCGCGACCGCGTCGAGCGGATCGAGCGCGAGACGGTCGAGACGGTCAACGAGTGCATGGCTCGCGTCCTCGACCGCCTCGGATACCGCGCCGTCGAACGCGTCTGGATCGAGCGTCGAGAGGAGGCGGACGGGACGGTCTTCGACCTGCAGGTGGTGCGGACGGCGGACGACGGGACGGTCTACCGCGCGGCGGTCGACACCCTCAGCAAGAGCGAGCGCGAGGTGGTGGGACTGGTCATCGCGCTCGCCGGGTACCTCGTCTACGACGTGGCGGAGACGGTGCCCGTCGTCGTCGTCGACGCCATCGAGATGCTGGACGCCGAGCGCATCCACGGGCTGCTCGATTTCTTCGACGAACACGCGCGGTACGTCGTGGCGGCGGTCCTGCCGGAGGAGGCCGAACGGTTGCGGAAGCGGTTCGACACGGTCGAACTGGCGGCCGTCGAAGCCGCGTGA
- a CDS encoding ATP-binding protein encodes MVIRIESLTVENLRCFRGEHQLDLGRSDEPSIDVVFGSNGLGKTTLADSIQLCLTGEFDDEAPLVTYELVDELSPGEEVSAKVSAVISDSELGRRFRFTRKFQTSETRRGPVNSVDSLQVEEEENGDWVSTSSSEAINTVFPLPAFKFSKLDAESSVGVDDPWGGTSWSELVEAVGEAAAQQSAARGTELPEFFANNYDLGDEMIRRINDVLPKLDERDLYEVEERQDGLVARRKEDNSPAEMAHLSAGGQLIISHAAALVAGEVMPATPPLIGDTMFGRVDRPTRERMFEVIKQADRQVLLFSFDAELEGFDISPMFKLEQAGEGRESRIASVN; translated from the coding sequence GTGGTTATTCGTATTGAGTCTCTCACTGTAGAGAACCTGCGATGCTTCCGTGGCGAGCACCAGCTGGATCTCGGCCGAAGCGACGAACCCAGCATCGACGTGGTGTTCGGCTCCAACGGCTTGGGCAAAACCACGTTAGCCGATTCTATTCAACTCTGCCTTACTGGGGAGTTCGATGACGAAGCCCCTCTGGTAACCTACGAACTGGTGGACGAACTCTCCCCTGGAGAGGAAGTCTCCGCAAAAGTCTCGGCCGTGATCTCTGACAGCGAACTCGGTCGACGATTCCGATTCACCCGAAAGTTCCAGACGTCCGAGACTCGCCGGGGACCGGTTAACTCCGTAGACTCGCTTCAAGTAGAAGAAGAGGAAAACGGTGACTGGGTCAGCACCAGCTCGTCGGAAGCGATAAACACGGTGTTCCCGCTTCCGGCGTTCAAGTTTTCCAAGCTGGACGCCGAATCCTCTGTCGGGGTTGACGACCCGTGGGGCGGCACCAGTTGGAGCGAACTTGTCGAAGCCGTAGGTGAAGCAGCGGCCCAGCAGTCGGCAGCACGCGGCACCGAACTTCCCGAGTTCTTCGCCAACAACTACGATCTCGGTGACGAGATGATCCGCCGGATCAACGACGTGCTTCCGAAGCTGGATGAACGTGACCTGTACGAAGTAGAGGAGCGGCAGGACGGGCTTGTGGCTCGCCGGAAAGAAGATAACTCTCCGGCAGAGATGGCTCACCTCTCTGCAGGAGGGCAGCTGATTATCTCACACGCAGCAGCGTTGGTTGCCGGCGAGGTCATGCCTGCGACTCCTCCGCTAATCGGAGATACGATGTTCGGTCGTGTGGACCGTCCTACCCGCGAGCGGATGTTCGAGGTCATCAAGCAGGCTGATCGGCAGGTCCTGCTGTTCTCCTTCGACGCTGAACTGGAGGGCTTCGATATTTCTCCCATGTTCAAACTTGAGCAGGCTGGAGAAGGGAGAGAGAGCAGGATAGCTTCTGTGAACTAG
- a CDS encoding BCCT family transporter codes for MVSHTTSVLERLARSALLPVCALSGVVVVSGFFFPAIVGSVVSGRGWLVLSLLFFGTGLAYLALLPVDRSDGDDGPGAPYLLRVRHLSWRNWVGGFLVRQDPLTFGVPVVVLAGFFTAHLLAPARVGTAVTVARDILFRQFDWLFLGAMFLSVGYAFFLLVGPWGSIRLGGPDADPDYTYPTYFAMVFTAGIAAGIVFWGPAESLFHYGSPPPTSGVAPHSPAAAVVALTYASFHWGVSAWSAYLVVGLPIAYFTHQHGAPLRVSTILTPFLGVDGLDGPLAKLVDVLAIFATIGGVATSVAFVGEQFLAGINFQWGVTFGSTGALLFVAGLVLIYSISAESGVQRGIRRIAGVNLALFALFALLLVLVGPRGYVFDASTAALGRYAADFASMSLTPDVAWAADWTVWNWSWWFSWAPFAGLFLAALSKGRRVRTVVFTGVVATAAASVCWHLLFGGTALALQRSGRVDVLAAIDAAGGTEAVAGFPILAALPLSRLLLFCFLALIVVFIVTSADTSTLVVSILATERGVAPTTGSIVFWGILQGLVAGAVLLVGGGESLQVAAVLTGGPFAVLSLVALVGLTLAFRRHERDRERERPTLVGRMRAAGRRQSRRDD; via the coding sequence ATGGTCTCACACACCACGAGCGTGCTGGAGCGACTCGCCCGCTCGGCGCTGCTCCCGGTGTGTGCGCTCTCCGGCGTCGTCGTCGTCTCCGGCTTCTTCTTCCCGGCTATCGTCGGCTCCGTCGTCTCCGGTCGGGGGTGGCTCGTCCTCTCGCTCCTGTTTTTCGGCACCGGCCTCGCCTACCTCGCGCTCCTCCCGGTCGACCGGTCCGACGGCGACGACGGTCCCGGGGCGCCGTATCTGCTCCGGGTCCGACACCTCTCCTGGCGCAACTGGGTCGGCGGCTTTCTCGTCCGGCAGGACCCCCTTACTTTCGGTGTCCCCGTCGTCGTCCTCGCCGGCTTCTTCACCGCCCATCTCCTCGCCCCTGCTCGCGTCGGTACCGCGGTCACCGTCGCCCGCGACATCCTCTTCCGGCAGTTCGACTGGCTCTTCCTCGGCGCCATGTTCCTCTCCGTCGGCTACGCGTTCTTCCTTCTCGTCGGCCCGTGGGGGTCGATCAGGCTCGGCGGTCCCGACGCCGACCCCGACTACACCTACCCGACCTACTTCGCCATGGTCTTCACCGCCGGCATCGCCGCGGGCATCGTCTTCTGGGGACCCGCGGAGTCGCTCTTTCACTACGGCTCGCCACCACCTACGTCGGGCGTCGCCCCACACTCACCGGCCGCCGCCGTCGTCGCGCTGACCTACGCGAGTTTCCACTGGGGGGTGTCGGCGTGGAGCGCCTACCTCGTCGTCGGCCTCCCCATCGCCTACTTCACCCACCAGCACGGCGCGCCACTCCGGGTGTCGACCATCCTCACCCCATTCCTCGGCGTCGACGGCCTCGACGGGCCGCTCGCCAAACTCGTCGACGTCCTCGCCATCTTCGCCACCATCGGCGGCGTCGCCACCTCCGTCGCCTTCGTCGGCGAACAGTTCCTCGCGGGCATCAACTTCCAGTGGGGCGTCACCTTCGGTAGCACCGGCGCGCTCCTCTTCGTCGCCGGCCTCGTCCTCATCTACAGCATCTCCGCCGAGAGCGGCGTCCAGCGCGGCATCCGACGCATCGCCGGCGTCAACCTCGCCCTCTTTGCCCTCTTTGCCCTCCTCCTCGTTCTCGTCGGCCCCCGTGGGTACGTCTTCGATGCCAGCACCGCCGCTCTCGGACGCTACGCTGCCGACTTCGCGTCGATGAGCCTCACCCCCGATGTGGCGTGGGCCGCCGACTGGACCGTCTGGAACTGGTCGTGGTGGTTCTCGTGGGCGCCTTTCGCCGGCCTCTTCCTCGCGGCGCTGTCGAAGGGGCGGCGAGTACGGACCGTCGTGTTCACCGGCGTCGTCGCCACCGCTGCCGCCTCCGTCTGCTGGCACCTCCTGTTCGGCGGCACCGCGCTCGCCCTCCAGCGCTCCGGCCGCGTCGACGTGCTCGCCGCCATCGACGCCGCCGGCGGCACCGAGGCCGTCGCGGGCTTTCCGATCCTCGCTGCCCTGCCGCTCTCTCGTCTCCTCCTCTTCTGCTTTCTCGCGCTCATCGTCGTCTTCATCGTCACCTCGGCCGACACGTCGACGCTCGTGGTGTCGATTCTGGCGACCGAGCGGGGCGTCGCGCCGACCACCGGGAGCATCGTCTTCTGGGGAATCCTCCAGGGCCTCGTCGCCGGCGCCGTGTTACTCGTCGGCGGCGGCGAATCCCTGCAGGTCGCCGCGGTGCTGACCGGCGGTCCGTTCGCGGTGCTGTCGCTGGTCGCGCTGGTCGGGCTTACCCTCGCCTTCCGGCGACACGAGCGGGACCGGGAGCGCGAGCGACCGACGCTCGTCGGGCGGATGCGGGCCGCCGGGCGCCGCCAGTCCCGCCGCGACGACTAG
- a CDS encoding cold-shock protein produces MANGKVDFFNDTGGYGFIDTEDADDDVFFHMEDVGGEDLTEGTEIEFDIEQAPKGPRATNVTRV; encoded by the coding sequence ATGGCAAACGGTAAGGTTGATTTCTTCAACGACACTGGCGGCTACGGTTTCATCGACACTGAGGATGCTGACGACGACGTATTCTTCCACATGGAGGACGTTGGCGGTGAGGATCTGACGGAAGGGACCGAGATCGAATTCGACATCGAACAGGCCCCCAAGGGCCCGCGCGCGACGAACGTCACGCGCGTTTAA
- the rdfA gene encoding rod-determining factor RdfA, which translates to MACKVERVCERRGLPTLTERLAERRTETDASLRALERFFNREVLAAAMRAAGMELLEDEAANVYRLLTDEDVSHAARTEARDRLTRAGVDVDAVEQDFVTYGTIRTHLRECAGIETGRASTVDAAAVRDTVFKLVGRTEAVTERELARLADREDFDAGDLTVSLTARVACETCGEEYGLRRLLERGGCGCGESQT; encoded by the coding sequence ATGGCCTGTAAGGTCGAACGGGTGTGCGAGCGCCGCGGCCTGCCGACGCTCACGGAGCGACTGGCCGAGCGCCGGACCGAGACGGACGCCAGCCTCCGCGCCCTCGAACGCTTCTTCAACCGCGAGGTGCTCGCGGCGGCGATGCGGGCGGCCGGGATGGAACTGCTCGAAGACGAGGCCGCGAACGTCTACCGCCTCCTCACCGACGAGGACGTGAGCCACGCCGCGCGCACGGAGGCGCGGGACCGCCTGACCCGCGCCGGGGTCGACGTCGACGCCGTCGAGCAAGATTTCGTCACGTACGGCACGATCCGCACCCACCTCCGGGAGTGTGCCGGCATCGAGACGGGACGGGCGTCGACGGTCGACGCGGCGGCGGTGCGCGACACCGTCTTCAAACTCGTCGGGCGGACCGAGGCGGTGACCGAACGGGAACTGGCGCGGCTGGCCGACCGCGAGGACTTCGACGCGGGCGACCTGACGGTGTCGCTGACTGCCCGCGTCGCCTGCGAGACCTGCGGTGAGGAGTACGGCCTTCGCCGCTTGCTCGAACGCGGCGGCTGTGGGTGTGGGGAGTCACAAACGTAA
- a CDS encoding universal stress protein has protein sequence MYDSILIPFDGSDEAEKGANHGLGLAETCGATVHALYVIDLPGAPRTVYLRDDEDEMRERYREYGEEVTNEIKERAEDRGLECVTAIRSGSPGEEIVDYAKDEGVDAIVLGSAYRGKLGALLGSTAEKVVRTAEVPVVTVREQMND, from the coding sequence ATGTACGACAGTATCCTCATTCCGTTCGACGGTAGTGACGAGGCAGAGAAGGGCGCCAACCACGGTCTCGGGCTTGCGGAGACGTGTGGGGCGACGGTTCACGCGCTCTACGTCATCGACCTTCCGGGTGCCCCGCGGACGGTGTACCTCCGGGACGACGAGGACGAGATGCGCGAGCGATACCGCGAGTACGGCGAGGAAGTGACGAACGAGATCAAAGAACGGGCGGAAGATCGGGGACTCGAGTGCGTCACGGCGATCAGGAGCGGATCGCCCGGCGAGGAGATCGTCGACTACGCCAAAGACGAGGGCGTCGACGCCATCGTCCTCGGAAGTGCGTACCGGGGGAAACTGGGGGCGCTGCTCGGGAGCACGGCGGAGAAAGTCGTCCGCACCGCGGAAGTGCCGGTCGTCACGGTGCGCGAGCAGATGAACGATTAG
- a CDS encoding spermidine synthase, whose translation MASLPRDAWRPSPPGLAVFVSGVASMGLEILAGRIVAPQFGSSIYTWGSIIAVFLAALSLGYHLGGKRAAGRASDDRLAWLLLGTAAYVALVVFASDILMATAGAIPLPSRFASLPAVILLFGPPTYLLGFISPYAAELTETEGVGAASGHVYAVGTVGSIVGAFVTTFVLIPELSVEAIGVGFGLLLVGTALWLTWRNDRHEPTLASIAVALLVVGAGFSGALGVSAGGPVLYQTQTPYQELEVTQVGDVRTLYLDGQPHSAMDVSDPDRHVFEYTRYFHLPMLMTEDVDRVLFVGGGGFTGPKHFASEYNVTVDVAELDPEVIRTAKRYFRLEESDRLNVYNTGGRQFLQKTNHTYDLIVLDAYKKDKVPFQLTTVEFMRLAESRLDEDGVLFANLISAPSGPASKFYRAEYKTIAQAFPQVYTFPTASGSVVQNVEVVATKRSERLSPRELLRRNDRREIGIDLTAAIEMSRPPPPTDDVPILRDDQAPVDALLDPMVGQRYVVQRTNVTDPETPARAVRLPARSRLVEAGR comes from the coding sequence ATGGCGTCCCTCCCGCGCGACGCGTGGCGGCCCTCCCCGCCCGGCCTCGCCGTGTTCGTCTCCGGCGTCGCCAGCATGGGGCTGGAGATTCTCGCCGGTCGGATCGTCGCCCCGCAGTTCGGGAGCAGCATCTACACGTGGGGGAGCATCATCGCCGTCTTCCTCGCGGCGCTCTCCCTCGGCTACCACCTCGGCGGGAAGCGGGCGGCGGGGCGCGCGAGCGACGACCGCCTCGCGTGGCTCCTCCTCGGCACCGCCGCCTACGTCGCCCTCGTCGTGTTCGCCTCCGACATCCTCATGGCGACGGCCGGAGCGATTCCGCTCCCCAGCCGGTTCGCCTCCCTCCCCGCCGTCATCCTCCTGTTCGGCCCGCCGACCTACCTCCTCGGTTTTATCAGCCCCTACGCCGCCGAACTCACGGAGACGGAGGGGGTCGGTGCGGCCTCCGGCCACGTCTACGCCGTCGGCACCGTCGGGAGCATCGTCGGCGCCTTCGTGACCACGTTCGTGTTGATCCCCGAACTGAGCGTCGAGGCCATCGGCGTCGGCTTCGGCCTCCTCCTCGTCGGGACGGCGCTCTGGCTCACGTGGCGCAACGACCGCCACGAACCGACGCTGGCGAGCATCGCCGTCGCCCTCCTCGTCGTCGGCGCGGGCTTCAGCGGCGCGCTCGGCGTCTCCGCCGGCGGCCCCGTCCTCTACCAGACTCAGACCCCGTATCAGGAACTCGAAGTGACGCAGGTCGGTGACGTGCGCACCCTGTATCTCGACGGCCAGCCCCACAGCGCGATGGACGTGTCGGACCCGGATCGCCACGTCTTCGAGTACACGCGCTACTTCCACCTGCCCATGCTCATGACCGAGGACGTGGACCGGGTGCTGTTCGTCGGCGGCGGCGGCTTCACCGGCCCGAAACACTTCGCGTCCGAGTACAACGTCACCGTCGACGTGGCCGAACTCGACCCCGAGGTGATCCGGACCGCGAAACGCTACTTCCGGCTGGAAGAGTCCGACCGGTTGAACGTCTACAACACCGGCGGCCGGCAGTTCCTCCAGAAGACGAACCACACCTACGATCTGATCGTCCTCGACGCCTACAAGAAAGACAAGGTGCCCTTCCAGCTCACGACCGTCGAGTTCATGCGCCTCGCCGAGTCGCGACTGGACGAGGATGGCGTCCTCTTCGCCAACCTCATCTCCGCGCCGAGCGGCCCGGCCTCGAAGTTCTACCGCGCCGAGTACAAGACGATAGCCCAAGCCTTCCCGCAGGTCTACACCTTCCCCACCGCGAGCGGGAGCGTCGTCCAGAACGTCGAAGTCGTCGCCACGAAGCGATCCGAACGGCTCTCGCCTCGGGAGTTACTCCGCCGGAACGACCGCCGGGAGATCGGAATCGACCTCACTGCAGCCATCGAGATGTCTCGCCCGCCCCCACCGACCGACGACGTGCCCATCCTGCGCGACGACCAGGCGCCCGTCGACGCCCTCCTCGACCCGATGGTCGGCCAGCGCTACGTCGTCCAGCGGACGAACGTGACGGACCCCGAGACTCCGGCGCGGGCCGTGCGACTCCCCGCACGGTCGCGACTCGTCGAAGCCGGTCGGTGA
- a CDS encoding BCCT family transporter, with translation MAESDDTTGEMSEGLQVELFHPESDREPGDTNIQRFGFDIHPVVFPVALVLIALFIAITVVLGDQASSVYTALFNFIGENFGWFYLLAVNIFIVVLLFFAFSKYGKIKIGGVEAEKEFSDFSWMAMLFSAGMGIGLMFFSVSEPLYYFQNVPGFFGAEAETGAAASAAMAQTFFHWGFHPWAVYGLVGLGLAFFSFNRGLPLTFRSIFWPLLGDRIYGWPGHLIDLVTVFATLFGLATSLGLGVAQVNQGISYVGGDLLGIASVPTNSFVQVLLIAGITGIATLSVAAGLDGGVKRLSTINLYLMFTLLGFLLIVGPTVFILGSWVEGLGVYFNNILALGFFRGTLAPGGSTVTAWTVFYWGWWIAWSPFVGMFIARISKGRTIRQFVMGVLVLPAMFSTIWLSTFGGSALFNSLQGNGAALATYNELGQTVAMFAMLEQFPLGALSGILATLLVITFFVTSSDSGSLVVDHLTSGGKHDVPRAQRIFWAVTEGGVAAILLWGGGLTALQTAAITTGLPFAVILCLMCYTVYLGLSNEYEILESEEFAETIQELSERESVDVVTAGDEMVTDIRESDDAASSD, from the coding sequence ATGGCTGAATCAGACGACACGACTGGGGAGATGTCCGAAGGGTTACAGGTAGAGCTGTTCCACCCGGAGTCGGACCGCGAACCCGGTGACACCAACATCCAGCGGTTCGGCTTCGACATCCACCCGGTCGTTTTCCCGGTGGCGCTCGTTCTCATCGCGCTCTTCATCGCCATCACGGTCGTACTCGGCGATCAAGCGTCCTCGGTGTACACTGCGCTGTTCAACTTCATCGGCGAAAACTTCGGCTGGTTCTACCTGCTGGCGGTGAACATCTTCATCGTCGTCCTCCTGTTCTTCGCGTTCAGCAAGTACGGCAAGATCAAGATCGGCGGTGTCGAGGCGGAAAAGGAGTTCAGCGACTTCTCGTGGATGGCGATGCTGTTCAGTGCCGGCATGGGGATCGGCCTCATGTTCTTCAGCGTCTCCGAACCGCTGTACTACTTCCAGAACGTCCCCGGCTTCTTCGGAGCCGAGGCCGAAACTGGGGCGGCGGCGTCGGCGGCGATGGCACAGACGTTCTTCCACTGGGGATTCCACCCGTGGGCCGTCTACGGCCTCGTCGGTCTCGGTCTCGCCTTCTTCTCCTTCAATCGTGGCCTCCCGCTCACTTTCCGGTCGATCTTCTGGCCCCTGCTCGGGGACCGCATCTACGGCTGGCCGGGGCACCTCATCGACCTCGTGACGGTGTTCGCGACGCTGTTCGGTCTCGCCACCTCGCTCGGCCTCGGCGTGGCGCAGGTGAATCAGGGGATTTCGTACGTCGGCGGCGACCTCCTCGGCATCGCCAGCGTCCCGACGAACTCCTTCGTCCAGGTGCTCCTCATCGCGGGCATCACCGGGATCGCGACGCTCTCGGTTGCGGCCGGTCTCGACGGCGGGGTCAAGCGCCTCAGCACGATCAACCTCTACCTGATGTTTACCCTGCTCGGCTTCCTCCTGATCGTGGGGCCGACAGTGTTCATCCTCGGGTCGTGGGTCGAGGGTCTCGGCGTCTACTTCAACAACATCCTCGCGCTCGGCTTCTTCCGGGGTACCCTCGCGCCCGGCGGCAGTACGGTCACCGCCTGGACCGTCTTCTACTGGGGGTGGTGGATCGCGTGGTCACCCTTCGTCGGGATGTTCATCGCCCGCATCTCGAAGGGCCGTACCATCCGCCAGTTCGTCATGGGCGTCCTCGTCCTCCCGGCGATGTTCTCCACCATCTGGCTGTCCACCTTCGGTGGGAGCGCCCTGTTCAACTCGCTGCAGGGCAACGGCGCGGCGCTCGCGACGTACAACGAACTCGGGCAGACCGTCGCCATGTTCGCCATGCTCGAACAGTTCCCGCTCGGCGCCCTCTCGGGCATCCTCGCGACGCTCCTGGTGATCACCTTCTTCGTCACCTCCTCCGACTCCGGATCGCTCGTCGTCGATCACCTGACCTCCGGCGGGAAACACGACGTGCCCCGCGCCCAGCGCATCTTCTGGGCCGTCACCGAGGGCGGCGTCGCGGCCATCCTGCTCTGGGGCGGCGGCCTCACCGCCCTGCAGACGGCCGCCATCACCACCGGCCTCCCCTTCGCCGTCATCCTCTGTCTGATGTGTTACACCGTCTATCTGGGACTCAGCAACGAGTACGAAATCCTCGAATCCGAGGAGTTCGCCGAAACCATCCAGGAGCTCTCGGAACGCGAGAGCGTCGACGTGGTGACGGCCGGCGACGAGATGGTGACGGACATCAGGGAGAGCGACGACGCGGCCAGCAGCGACTGA